The nucleotide window CGTGGCCATGGACATCACGGACCGCAAGCGGGTCGAGGAGGCCATCCGGGAGAGCGAGCAGCGGTTCAGGAACATCTTCGAGGATGTGACCATGATCGCGGTGCAGGGATACGATCGGGACCGCCGCGTGGTCTACTGGAACCCGGCCAGCGAGGAGCTCTACGGCTATACGCGCGACGAGGCCATGGGAAAGCTGCTGGAGGAACTGATCATCCCCGAACCCATGCGCGACATGGTCAAGGCCATGCATCGGGAGTGGGTCAGGGGCGGTCCGCCCATCCCGCCCGGCGAACTGGAGCTGGTGCACAAGGACGGCAGCCCGGTCCCGGTGTACTCGTCCCACGTCATGCAGGACACTTCCCGGGGCGAAAAGTTCATGTATTGCGTGGACGTGGGCCTGGCCGAGATCAAGCGCATCCACAACCGGCTGGTCAGGGCCAAGGAAGAGGCCGAGGCGGCCAACAGGGCCAAGTCCGAGTTTCTGGCCAACATGAGCCACGAAATCCGCACCCCCCTCAACGGCATCAAGGGCATGCTCTCCCTGATGAAGATGACGCCGCTCGACGACGTCCAGGCGGAGTACGCGCAGGCCGGGATCGATTCCGCGACCCGGCTGAACCGGCTCCTGTCGGATATCCTCGACCTGTCCCGCGTGGAGGCGGGCAAGTTGACCCTGGAAATGGAGATGTTCAACCTGCCGACCCTTCTTCGCCAACTGGAAGGCCTCTTCCGCCCGCTGTTCGACGAGAAGGGGCTGACCCTTGCCTGCTCCGTGGCGTCCGACGTGCCGGAGTACGTCATCGGCGACAGCGCCCGGCTCCATCAGGTCCTCACCAACCTCGTGGGCAACGGGCTCAAATACACCGACAAGGGAGGTGTCAGGCTGGATGCTGTCCGGGTGGAGGCCCATCGTCCCGGCGTGCACCGCGTTCTTTTCAGCGTGTCCGACACCGGCATAGGCATCGAAGAGGATGTCCTGCAATCCCTGTTCGAGCCCTTCATCCAGGGCAGCCGGGGGTATACGCGGAAGTATCAGGGAGCGGGCCTGGGGCTCTCCATCTGCAGGCGGCTGGTGACGTTGATGGGCGGGACCCTGGCCGTGGAGAGCGAGCCGGGCAGGGGGAGCACCTTTTATGCGTCCATCCCGTTCGATCAGGACCTGGCCGCGGCGGATATCCGGGCGGAGGAGGCGAGCGACTCCGCCGGCGTGGCCGTGCAGCTCCGGGTGCTTCTTGCCGAGGACGACCGGGTGAATTCCATGGTCGGGCAGCGGATGCTGGAAAGGGCGGGGTGCTCGGTCGAGGCCGTGGGCAACGGCGCCCTTGCCCTGGACGCGTTGCGCCGGGAAAAATTCGCAGCGGTGTTCATGGACGTGCAGATGCCGGACATGGACGGCGTGGAGGCCACCCGGCACATCCGCGCAGGCCTGGCCGGCGAGGAGAACAGGGACATCCCCATCTTCGCCCTGACGGCCTATACCATGGCCGGGGACCGGGAACGGTTTCTGGAATGCGGCATGGACGGATACGTTCCCAAGCCGGTGGAGGGCGACGACATCCTGCGAGCCCTGCGCGTCGCAGTGAAGAAGCGGCGCAGCGGGCGGTGACGGCCGGTTTTTCCCGTCGCCCTGCTGCCGATCCGAACAAAATGCGCCCGAAGTGAATTCACGGGCCTGATCGCGCGAGTGCGCGTTCAGGCTGAAGAGAACAGGAATATCAGGCCTCTGGCGCGAATGCGCCGGGGGCCTGGTCCGTTGCGGGATCGTTTCCCCGGACCCGGCGCACCGAACAAACAGCGCCCCCCCCTCTTGATGCAGGTGTTCAATTTGTCTATGTTTGGTTTATGGACAGGGCTTCCCCCTGCTTCGTCAGGGGGGCAACTTGGGAGTATGGATATGAATGATACCGGCAAACTCTCGATACAGGCTTTGCGGACCTCGTTGAAACCGTTCGCAAAGCCGGAACTTGGCCCGGCCGTATGGCAGATCGCGAACACCTTCCTGCCCTATTTCGGACTTTGGGGACTGCTCATATATCTGTTGAAGAGCGCAGTGCCCTATTACCTGGTCTTTCCGCTGTTCATCCCGGCAGCCCTGCTGCTGGTACGCATCTTCATCATCTTTCACGATTGCGCGCACAGTTCATTCTTCGCCTCGCATCGGGCCAACACGATCCTGGGCTATGTCTCGGGCTTCTTGACGTTCACCCCGTTCGCCTACTGGCAGCGGACCCACCTCGTTCATCACGGCTCCTACGCCAATCTGGACAAACGGGGAGTGGGCGACCTGTGGACGCTGACGGTGAACGAGTACCGGGCGCTCTCTCCGGCCAAGCGCCTGGCCTATCGGCTCTACCGCAACCCGTTCGTGTTCCTGGGGGTCGGCCCGGGGTACTCGTTTCTGGTCACCCAGCGCTTCTCGCACAAGGGGGACGGGAAACGCGAACGCTTCAGCATCATGCTCACCAACGTGGCCATCGTGCTGCTGATCGCCCTGGCCGGTCTGACCATGGGCTTCAGGATCTACCTGATGATCCAGGTCCCGATCATGCTCATCGCCGGGGCGGTGGGCGTGTGGCTGTTCTACGTGCAGCACCAGTTCGAGGGGGTGTACTGGGCGCACCAGGACGACTGGGACCCCGTGAAGGCAGCCCTGGACGGCAGTTCCTATTACAAGCTCCCCAAGGTCCTGCAGTGGTTCACGGGCAACATCGGTCAGCATCACGTGCATCATGTGCTGCCGAGAATCCCGAATTACCGGCTCCAGGAGAGCTATGACGCCACCCCGGCGATGCAGACGGTCCCGCCGCTGACCCTGCTGAAAAGCATGGGATCGCTGAAGCTGAACCTGTGGGACGAGGAACGGCACAAGCTCGTCAGTTTCGCTTCACTGAGCGGATAGGCCGCCTCTCGGCGCTGTCCTTTTCTTTCCGCCCTGTCCCTAGCAGCGCACCCAGGTCCCGTCCTCGGCGCTCTTCATGAGCCGCTCGAGGGTCTGCATGTTGGCGTAGGCGTCGTTCAGGGTGACGGGCACGCGCGTGTCGTCGAGGATCGCCCTGGCGAACACGTCGGCCTGGATGGAGTACTGGTCGCAGATGTCGAAGGTGATGGTCCTGAGCTGTTCGTCCTCCGGGACGTTGTCCCGCTGCAGGATCAGGGCGCACGGCCTGTCCGGGGGCGCGTTGAAGGGGATCAGTATCTCGATGCGCCCGGTGGTGCCGAAGATGTTCACCCGCTGGTAGTCGGCCAGCTGGGTGGAGCAGGTGAACGAGGACACCCTGCCCTTGAAGTCGAGCATGCCGGAGAAGAGACGGTCCGTGCCGAATTCCGGGTCGCGCTCCATGAAGCCGATGCCCCGGCTGGGTTCGGCGTCGAAGATGAAGCGGGACAGGGAGATGTTGTAGCAGCCGATGTCCATCATGGCCCCGCCGCCGATGTCCGCCTTGTTGCGGATGTTGTCCGGGTCGGCGTTGTAATAGGAGAAGAAGGACTGGATGGTCTTGAGTTCTCCGATCTCCCCAACGTCCACCAGCCGCTTGGCCTCGACCCACTGCGGGTGATGCCGGTACATGAACGCCTCCATGATCTTGAGGTCGGGGTGCCTTCCCTCCGCGTTGATCAGCTCGTTGGCCTCGCTGGTGTTCAGGCCGATGGGCTTTTCGCAGAGCACGTGCTTTCCCGCCTCCAGCCCCTTGATGGCCCAGGCCACGTGCAGGTGGTTGGGCAGGGGAATGTACACGGCGTCGATGTCCGGGTCGGCCAAAAGCGCCTCGTAGGAATCATACGCCTTGGGGATGGACAGCGCGTCCGCCGCAGCCCGGGCGGATTCCATGGTCCGGGAGCTGATGGCGTCCACCCGGCACAGCTCGGAGTGCTGGATGGCGGGGACGACCTTGGTCCTGCCTATCTTGGCAGTGGACAGGATGCCGAAGCGTATCTTTTTCATGTGTTGTTCCCTCATAGGTTGACGGTGGCTGGTACGACTCAGTATATCTGTTATTCGCGCCCGCGCAAGTGGGAGACATCCTGTCTGCAAATAACGTCCAAGCGGAGAAAACGTCATGTCCGAATTCACCAATGTCACGGTCACCAAGGCCGCCAACGTCTATTTTGACGGCAAAGTCACCAGCCGGGCCGTCACTTTTGCGGACGGAAGCGTGAAGACGCTCGGCATCATGCTGCCCGGCGAGTACGAGTTCGGCACCGCCAAGCCCGAAGTAATGGAGATTCTGTCCGGGGAGTTGAGCGTGCTCCTGCCCGGTTCCGAAGAATGGGTTTCCTTTTCCGGCGGCCAGACCTTCGAGGTGAAGGGCGATTCGAAATTCAAGCTCAGGGTCGCGTCCGTCACCGACTACTGCTGTTCCTACGTGGACTAGGGGGCCGTTCATGAGCGATCAAGGCCGGAGAATCGAGTTCGGCGACAAGGGCCCCTATCTTTTCCAGACGCTTGACGTGGATCCGCAGGCCACGCTCCTGGATGAGCACGACGTCTGCCTCTTCCAATTCGACCGGCTCTACCTGCCGGTGGCCGTCCCCGCGTGCAACCCCCTGGCGGACGCGTTGTCCAACCTGTCCACGGCGGACATGGGCCCGGAGCGGGAGGGCATGATCCCCCTGGATTTCGACCTGTCCGAGACCACGGAACTGCCGCTGGTGACCGCAGCCGCAGGGGAAAGCTTTCAGCACGGCGAGACCGTGTTCATGGACGTGTTCTTCGGCGAAACCTCGGCCCGGCTGTGTTTTTCCGTGCCCACGGCGGCAGTGGTGGGCCAGGTCCTGTCCCAGGTGCCGAGCGGCTAGAATGTTCATAGGGTAATGCATTGTCGGGACGGAGGTCGGTCCGACCGTTCGCACGGAGGTGAAAAGGGTGTCGAAAATCAACATGGGCTTCCTGTTCGGACTGCTTCTGTTGATCACGCTCCCGGTCGTCCCGGCCCGGGCAGGGGATTCCGTTCTCCTGACGAGCGGGGAATGGCCTCCCTTTTTTTCCGAGTCCCTGCCCGGCGGGGGGATGGGCAATCGGGTCGTGGCCGAGAGTTTCAAGCTGGTCGGCCTGTCCGTTGAATTCCTATACCAGCCCTGGATTCGCGCCATGCAGACGGCCCGCTACGGCCCGGCCATCGGGTCCTCGGGATGGCTCAGGACGCCGGAACGGGAGCAGTTCTTCCTGTTCAGCGACCCGATCTTCACCTCAAGGCGGGTCTTCTTTCACCGCCGCGACCACGCGTTCGACTGGCAGACGCTGGCCGACATCAAGGACATGCGCGTGGCCGTGACGCTGGGCAGCGCCGACGAATTCCCCTTTGACGACATACTGTCCTCGGGCGGAGGCAAGGTGGACATCGCCCAGTCCTACGCCTCG belongs to Pseudodesulfovibrio portus and includes:
- a CDS encoding Gfo/Idh/MocA family protein, with translation MKKIRFGILSTAKIGRTKVVPAIQHSELCRVDAISSRTMESARAAADALSIPKAYDSYEALLADPDIDAVYIPLPNHLHVAWAIKGLEAGKHVLCEKPIGLNTSEANELINAEGRHPDLKIMEAFMYRHHPQWVEAKRLVDVGEIGELKTIQSFFSYYNADPDNIRNKADIGGGAMMDIGCYNISLSRFIFDAEPSRGIGFMERDPEFGTDRLFSGMLDFKGRVSSFTCSTQLADYQRVNIFGTTGRIEILIPFNAPPDRPCALILQRDNVPEDEQLRTITFDICDQYSIQADVFARAILDDTRVPVTLNDAYANMQTLERLMKSAEDGTWVRC
- a CDS encoding substrate-binding periplasmic protein, with product MSKINMGFLFGLLLLITLPVVPARAGDSVLLTSGEWPPFFSESLPGGGMGNRVVAESFKLVGLSVEFLYQPWIRAMQTARYGPAIGSSGWLRTPEREQFFLFSDPIFTSRRVFFHRRDHAFDWQTLADIKDMRVAVTLGSADEFPFDDILSSGGGKVDIAQSYASGMRKLAAGRVDIYACNLDVGLHVLKHQLRTGEAALITYHPRSIFEETNHLIISRRLRDAEAVMARFNAGLRRLKESGRYGVVLGGEGN
- the ppnP gene encoding pyrimidine/purine nucleoside phosphorylase, which codes for MSEFTNVTVTKAANVYFDGKVTSRAVTFADGSVKTLGIMLPGEYEFGTAKPEVMEILSGELSVLLPGSEEWVSFSGGQTFEVKGDSKFKLRVASVTDYCCSYVD
- a CDS encoding PAS domain-containing hybrid sensor histidine kinase/response regulator, whose translation is MNIRELQEFFDQSQDIVALVDRDLRYEAANLQYCRYWGERRDRLLATDLPTVVGGSMDAGVRRYLARCLEGHDVVFERWQDFPGAGLRHMDVRYTPRRDDSGEVTGVFLIARDTTERMKLQAAVLAERDKLDQILSALKVGLMLLARDLSIEWVNDHLRSMFPDREPIGASCYRFLMNSSRRCPGCPALETMSSGEVCTTETYLEDSDRTFVLTTVPLPGPDGEVDRVLCHVMDVTGQRKSMQALRKREAELNSIFRATRVGIGVVKDRVITQANDHFFDMLGYSKEELLGSGSRKVYATEEAYQKAGQEAYGAMSGDKTVALETQWRRKDGTVLDVLVTITFLNPDNPFDGATFVAMDITDRKRVEEAIRESEQRFRNIFEDVTMIAVQGYDRDRRVVYWNPASEELYGYTRDEAMGKLLEELIIPEPMRDMVKAMHREWVRGGPPIPPGELELVHKDGSPVPVYSSHVMQDTSRGEKFMYCVDVGLAEIKRIHNRLVRAKEEAEAANRAKSEFLANMSHEIRTPLNGIKGMLSLMKMTPLDDVQAEYAQAGIDSATRLNRLLSDILDLSRVEAGKLTLEMEMFNLPTLLRQLEGLFRPLFDEKGLTLACSVASDVPEYVIGDSARLHQVLTNLVGNGLKYTDKGGVRLDAVRVEAHRPGVHRVLFSVSDTGIGIEEDVLQSLFEPFIQGSRGYTRKYQGAGLGLSICRRLVTLMGGTLAVESEPGRGSTFYASIPFDQDLAAADIRAEEASDSAGVAVQLRVLLAEDDRVNSMVGQRMLERAGCSVEAVGNGALALDALRREKFAAVFMDVQMPDMDGVEATRHIRAGLAGEENRDIPIFALTAYTMAGDRERFLECGMDGYVPKPVEGDDILRALRVAVKKRRSGR
- a CDS encoding fatty acid desaturase; this encodes MNDTGKLSIQALRTSLKPFAKPELGPAVWQIANTFLPYFGLWGLLIYLLKSAVPYYLVFPLFIPAALLLVRIFIIFHDCAHSSFFASHRANTILGYVSGFLTFTPFAYWQRTHLVHHGSYANLDKRGVGDLWTLTVNEYRALSPAKRLAYRLYRNPFVFLGVGPGYSFLVTQRFSHKGDGKRERFSIMLTNVAIVLLIALAGLTMGFRIYLMIQVPIMLIAGAVGVWLFYVQHQFEGVYWAHQDDWDPVKAALDGSSYYKLPKVLQWFTGNIGQHHVHHVLPRIPNYRLQESYDATPAMQTVPPLTLLKSMGSLKLNLWDEERHKLVSFASLSG